One stretch of Shewanella sp. Arc9-LZ DNA includes these proteins:
- the pseB gene encoding UDP-N-acetylglucosamine 4,6-dehydratase (inverting), translated as MFDNKTILITGGTGSFGQKYTKTILARYKPKRLIILSRDELKQYEMQQIFNAPCMRYFIGDVRDADRLMQAFQDVDYVIHAAALKQVPAAEYNPMECIKTNIYGAENVIKAAIANKVKKVIALSTDKAASPINLYGATKLASDKLFVAANNIVGSGKTRFAAVRYGNVVGSRGSVVPYFKQLIANGASSLPITHPDMTRFWITLQDGVDFVLKNFSRMQGGEIFVPKIPSIHITELADAYGKGLPHEIVGIRPGEKMHEVMCPGDDSHHTIEFDDHFVITPSIKFFGRESDFTVNALNETGTLVNSGFEYNSGSNSHFLTVEEILKLDEESCL; from the coding sequence ATGTTTGATAACAAAACAATTTTAATTACTGGTGGTACAGGCTCATTCGGTCAAAAATATACTAAGACAATTTTAGCGCGTTATAAACCCAAGCGGTTGATTATTCTCTCTCGTGATGAGTTAAAACAATACGAAATGCAGCAGATATTTAATGCTCCCTGCATGCGTTATTTCATTGGAGATGTTCGTGATGCAGACCGCTTAATGCAAGCATTTCAAGATGTCGATTATGTTATTCATGCTGCGGCTTTAAAACAAGTGCCTGCTGCAGAGTATAATCCAATGGAATGTATCAAGACGAACATTTATGGTGCAGAGAATGTTATCAAGGCCGCTATTGCCAACAAAGTAAAAAAGGTGATCGCCTTATCGACAGATAAAGCTGCGAGTCCTATTAATCTTTATGGCGCGACAAAGTTGGCTTCTGATAAGTTATTTGTTGCAGCAAATAACATCGTTGGCTCAGGAAAAACACGCTTTGCTGCCGTCAGATATGGGAATGTGGTGGGTTCTCGTGGTTCCGTCGTACCTTATTTTAAACAGTTGATTGCTAATGGTGCTTCATCTCTTCCCATTACCCATCCTGATATGACACGCTTTTGGATTACACTCCAAGATGGTGTAGATTTTGTCCTTAAAAATTTCTCTAGAATGCAAGGTGGAGAAATTTTCGTACCTAAAATCCCTTCAATACACATTACTGAACTAGCGGATGCTTATGGTAAAGGCTTACCACACGAAATCGTGGGTATTCGTCCTGGAGAAAAAATGCATGAAGTTATGTGTCCAGGTGATGATTCTCATCATACGATAGAATTCGATGATCATTTTGTTATCACACCATCAATAAAGTTTTTTGGTCGTGAAAGCGATTTTACTGTTAATGCTTTAAATGAAACTGGCACTTTAGTTAATTCGGGCTTCGAATATAACTCCGGTAGCAATTCTCATTTTTTAACAGTTGAAGAAATATTAAAACTAGATGAGGAATCATGTTTATGA